The genomic DNA CCGCAAGGCGTATCCGGCGTTTGCCAAGGGCGAGATCGAGTTCCTGAGCACGGACGGCTCGGTGCTTGCTTTCGTGCGCAGCCACGGCAACGAGAATCTTTTCTGCCTGTTCAACATGAGCGGCGTGCCGGCTGCGGCCACGCTGCCGAACGAGCCGGTGGCTGCATTGGAAGGGCACGGCTTCGTGTCCGAGGTCAAGAACGGAACGGTGCATCTGCCGGCCTGGGGCGCCTACTTCGCGCGGCTGGTGTGAAGGCAGATGACAACAGAGATAGACGGGAAGAACCGAAGAGGAGGGTGCAATGACGGGTCTGCTGCTTAAAGATATCCGCAAGTCCTACGGCGCGGTCGATGTCATCCACGGCATCAATCTCGACATCAAGCAGGGCGAGTTCATCGTTTTCGTCGGCCCGTCCGGCTGTGGAAAGTCGACGCTTCTGCGCATGATTGCCGGTCTCGAGGAGATCACTGGCGGCGATATGTTCATCGACGGCGAGCGCGTCAACACCGTGCCCCCGTCGAAGCGCGGCATCGCCATGGTGTTCCAGTCCTACGCGCTCTATCCGCACATGACCGTCTACGACAACATGGCTTTCGGCATGCGGATCGCCAAGGAAAGCAAGGAAGAGATCGACCGTCGCGTGCGCAACGCCGCCGATATCCTGCAGCTGACCAAGTATCTCGACCGTCTGCCGAAGGCGCTCTCCGGCGGGCAGAGACAGCGCGTCGCCATCGGCCGCGCCATCTGCCGTGACCCCAAGGTCTTCCTATTCGACGAGCCGCTCTCGAACCTCGACGCGGCCCTTCGTGTCGCCACCCGCATCGAGATCGCCAAGCTCAGCGAACAGATGGCGGGCACGACGATGATCTACGTCACCCACGACCAGGTGGAGGCAATGACGCTCGCCGACCGCATCGTCGTGCTGTCGCAGGGGCACATCGAGCAGGTAGGCCCGCCGCTCGAACTCTATGAGCGTCCGGCCAATCTGTTCGTCGCGCGCTTCATCGGCTCGCCGGCGATGAACATCATCCCTTCGACGATCACGGCGACCGGCGCGCAGACGACGGTGAAGCTGACCGGCGGTAAGAGCGTGACGCTCGATATCCCGACCGACTCCTCGCAGAACGGCAAGATTGCGAGTTTCGGCGTTCGCCCGGAAGACCTGCAGGTCTCGATAGGCGACGACTTCCTGTTCGAAGGCACGATCTCGATCGTTGAGGCGCTCGGCGAAGTGACCCTGCTCTATATCGAGGGTCTCGTCGACAAGGAGCCGATCATCGCCAAGATCCCCGGCATCCTGCCGGTTCACCGCGGCGACAAGGTGCGCTTCACGGCCGACAAGGCCAAGCTACACCTCTTCAACGACGAGGGCCGCAGCTACCGCGTCTGAAGCAATTGCAGGAAAAGTGCGAAGCGGTTTTCCGTCCGGAGTTGCGGCCTACTTCCAAGGAAACGTGCGAAGCGGCTTTGCGTTGAGGATTGCGTAACCAAGATTCCTGGTCACGAACTTGCTCCGCCCGGTTTTTGCCGGGCGGTTTTTCATCCGGTCGTCGGACCAACCGTCTGTTAAATCTCTGCCGCTAGTCTGTATCAAAAGGGGATATGGAAAGGCATTTCGATGAACGGCGCGGCACCTGTCTTGCAGCACTTCCTGAACAAGGAAGAGTCCTTCATGTACGATCGGGAGACCAGTTTCCCGATGGAGGACACGCGAAACGAGGCGCGCATCGAATACACTGAGAAGGGCATGACGCAACTGAGCTCTCGTCGCTGCGAAATCATCAAGCTTTCGAAAAGCGGCGCGCTGATCAGCATCCTCACGCAGTACCAGCTGCCACAGAATTTCTACCTGGATATCCCGAGCGCACGCATCCAGATGGTCGGCTGCCTGTTGAAGCGGGTGCATGCCAACAACGTCATCGAGGCGCGCTTCCTGCGCATGCTGACCGACCGCGACCTCAATCGTATCTTCGTCTACAGCAGCCATCCGAACCACCGCAACCGGACGCTCGACATCTACCGCTGAGTGCCATGCTGGGCTTGACGGCTCCACCGCGCTCAATGGATGGTTGTGGTCTCAATCAACGGATTCGGACCTGAACCATGCAGCGACCCTATCGGCTTTCGTGCCATTGCGGCGATATCGCCGTCGAAGTCGACCAAGAGCTTGGTGGTCTCGTCGACTGCAACTGCTCGACCTGCCGGCGCTCCGGCTTTCTGCACTGGAAGGTGGACGCCGCAAAGGTAAAGCTCTTGACCGAAAAGCGTCGCCTGTCGAGCTACATCTGGCGCGGCGTCAACGAGGGGCACCATTTCTGCCCGACCTGTTCGACCCCGATCATGCGCAGCGGCTATCCGGATAACAAGATCTCGATCAATGCGCGCTGCATCGAGGGGTTGATGTCTTCACGCTGGAAATCGAGCGCTATGACGGGCGCAACGACATGTTCCCCGGGCCACTGCCCTGAGCTTTTCACGATCGTTTGAAGACCAAGCGCCGCCCCAACGGGAGCGGCGCTTTTCTATGTCAGTGGAAGAGAACGCTGGCGCCCTGATCAGCCGCACCCGCGATCGCGCGGAACGGCGCGAACAGCTCGCGGCCCATGCCGAAGTCGTTGTCCGACAGATCGGCATGCGCGGGCACACGTGTCTTGAGTGCGATGTCCTCGACCAACACCTCGATCGTTCCGGCAACAGCGTCGATGCGGACGATATCGCCTTCCTGGATGCGGGCGATCGGGCCGCCGTCCTTGGCCTCCGGCGTCACGTGGATTGCCGCCGGCACCTTGCCGGACGCACCCGACATGCGGCCGTCCGTCAGGATGGCGACGCGCTGGCCGCGGTCCTGCAGAATGCCGAGCACGGTCGTCAGCTTGTGCAGTTCCGGCATGCCGTTGGCCTTCGGGCCCTGGAAGCGCACGACGGCGACGAAGTCGCCCTCGAGCTTGCCGGCCTTGAAGGCGGCATTGAGCTCGGCCTGGTCGTGGAAGATCTTGGCTGGCGCCTCGATGATGTGACGGTCCGGCTTGACGGCAGAGATCTTGATGACGGCCTTGCCGAGATTGCCGGTCAGCATTTTCAGGCCGCCCGAATGCTGGAACGGCTGATCGATGGTCGCAAGCACCTTCGGGTCAGCGCTTTCCTTCGGCGTCGGCACGCGTTCGACATTGCCGTCGGCGCCAAGCCGGACGTCGATCTTGTAGGCGTCGAGCCCCTGGCCGACGACGGTGCGCACGTCGTCGTGCAGCAGGCCGGCGCGAAGCAGCTGGCTGATCAGGAAGCCCATGCCGCCGGCGGCGTGGAAGTGGTTCACGTCGGCAAGCCCGTTCGGATAGACGCGGGCCAGCAGCGGAACGATGTCCGAGAGCTCTGAAATGTCCTGCCAGGTGAGCACGATGCCGGCAGCCCGCGCCATGGCGACGAGGTGCATCGTGTGGTTGGTCGAGCCGCCGGTCGCATGCAGGCCGACGACGCCGTTGACGATCGAGCGCTCGTCGATCATTTCGCCCGCCGGGGTGAACTCGTTGCCCATGGCGGTGATCGCCAGCGCCCGCTTAGCGGCTTCCTTGGTCAGCGCGTCGCGCAGCGGCGTGCCCGGATTGATGAAGGAAGCGCCGGGCAGGTGGAAGCCCATGATCTCCATCAGCATCTGGTTGGAGTTGGCGGTGCCGTAGAAGGTGCAGGTTCCCGGTCCGTGGTAGGACTTGGATTCCGCCTCGAGCAGTTCGTCGCGGCCGACCTTGCCTTCGGCGAACAACTGGCGGACCCGCGCCTTCTCGTCGTTCGGTAGGCCCGAGGTCATTGGTCCGGCGGGAACGAAGATCGCCGGCAGGTGGCCGAAGGTGAGCGCTGCGATCACGAGGCCCGGCACGATCTTGTCGCAGACGCCGAGATAGACGGTGGAATCAAACATGTTGTGCGACAGGCCGACGCCGGCGGCCATGGCGATCAGGTCGCGGGAAAACAGCGAGAGCTCCATGCCCGGCTGCCCCTGCGTGACGCCGTCGCACATGGCCGGCACGCCGCCGGCAACCTGTGCGACGCCCCCTGCCTCGCTTGCCGCCTGGCGGATCAGCGCCGGATAGGTCTCGAACGGCTGATGCGCCGAAAGCATGTCATTGTAGGAGGTGATGATGCCGAGATTGGCCACGCGGTCGCCCGCAAGCGCTACCTTCTCGGCGGGGGAACAGACCGCAAATCCATGCGCGAGGTTGCCGCAGCCGAGCACGCTGCGATGCGGACCGCTCGATGCCGCCCGGCGGACGCGATCGAGATAGGGCTCGCGGTGGGGTTTCGAGCGCTCGACGATGCGAGCCGTGATCGAGGCAATGCGGGAATCGGCGGACATGACAAATCCTGTTCCGGAGTCTTCAGACTCCTCATCTTCATCCAGTCATCGTCCGGAGCGCGGCGAGCTTGGGAGAGCGCAAGCCGCGTCCCGGCGTTTCTCAGAAACACCTGTCCATTCCGACGGGAGCGCGCCACCGGCTGAACGTGTCTCCAAAGTTCCTATCGGGCCGGTTCGGCCCAACATCATTCCGATCTACGGCGCCCAGTAAATCTGCACCGGCGACGCGGCGCGGCGCAGCATCGCGCGGATCGGCATGTCCTTCTCGTCGCCAGCTTCTTCGGCCTTGGCGAGAACCGTCTTCTTGCCTTCGCCTTCGATGTGCAGCACCAGAAGCCGCGCATCCTGGAGGCTGGCAAAAGTAAAGGTCAGCCGGGTTTCGCCGGCACCCTCGGCTTCCATCGTGATCACGCCGCGCGGCGTTGCCGGATCGATGGCGCGCGCGAGCTGCGATCCGCCCGGGAAGAACGATGCAGTGTGCCCGTCCGTTCCCATGCCGAGGATCGCCACGTCGAACGGTGCACCGATCTTCGCCGTTTCCCGGCTTGCGAGATCAGCCGCGGCCTCCGCTGTCGGGGCCGCCTGGTAGAGCGGCAGGAAAGTTGCTGCAGCGGCCTTGTCCTGAAGCAGGTTGGCCGCCACGAGGCCGTGGTTGGAGCGGTCGCTTTCCGGCGGCACGAAGCGTTCGTCGACCAGCGTCACCGTCACCTTGTCCCAGGCGATGTCCTTCTTCGAAAGCGCCTGGAAGAATGCCTTGGGCGTGGAGCCGCCGGAGACGGCGATGCTTGCGGAGCCGCGTGCGGCGACACCGGCAGCAAGAGCGCTGCTGACCGCATCGGCAAGGCCTTGCGCCAGTGCTGCGCCGTTTTCGAATGTATGAAGCTTAGACGTCATCGGCGCACCTATATCGCGTCGTTCCAGGTCCGGCCGTCACGCTCGATCAGCGCAATTGACTGGCTCGGACCCCAGGTGCCGGCGGTGTAGCCCTGAACCTGCTGCCCGGTTTCTTCCCAGGCCTTCAGGATCGGATCGACCCACTTCCATGCGGCCTCGACCTCGTCGCGGCGCACGAACAGCGTCTGGTTGTTGCGGATGACGTCGAAGAGCAGCCGCTCATAGGCATCCGCATTGCGCACGGCGAAGGCTTCGGCAAAGCTCATGTCCAGCGAGACGCTGCGCAGGCGCATGCCGCCCGGGCCCGGGTCCTTGATCATCAGCGACTGCTTCACGCCTTCGTTCGGCTGCAGGCGGATGACCAGTTGGTTGGCCGAGATGCGGCCGGCATTGCTGTCGAAGATCGAATGCGGGATCTGCTTGAAGGTGATGACGATTTCCGACATGCGGCCGGCAAGGCGCTTGCCGGTGCGGATGTAGAAAGGCACGCCGGCCCAGCGCCAGTTGCTGACTTCCGCCTTGATCGCCACAAAGGTCTCGGTGTTCGAAACGCCGCCTTCGAGTTCTTCGAGGTAGCCCTTGACCGGGCCGCCGGCCGAAGCGCCGGCGCGGTACTGGCCGCGCACCGTCACCTGCTCGACATTCGACGAGGTGATCGGCTTCAGCGCGCGCAGAACCTTCAGCTTCTCGTCGCGCACCGCTTCGGCGTCCATCGAGGTCGGCGCTTCCATGGCGACGAAGCAGACGAGCTGCAGGATGTGGTTCTGCACCATGTCGCGCAGCGCGCCGGCCTTGTCGTAGTAGCCGGCACGATTTTCAAGCCCGACGGCTTCCGACACGGTGATCTGCACGTGGTCGATATGGGCCGAGTTCCACAGCGGCTCGTAGAGCGCGTTGGCAAAGCGCAGCGCCATCAGGTTCTGCACCGTCTCCTTGCCGAGATAGTGGTCGATGCGGAAGATCTGCTCTTCGCGGAAAACCTTGCCGATCGTGTCGTTGAGTTCGGTCGCAGAGGCGAGGTCGCGGCCGATCGGCTTTTCGACGACGATGCGGGTGTTCTTGGTGATCAGCTTGTGATCGCGGATGCGCTCGGAGATGTCGCCGAAGATCGCAGGGCCGACGGCGAGATAGAAGGCGCGGATGCGCTCCTTGCCCTCTTCGAGGATCTTCTTCAGCGAGTCCCAACCCTGGTCGGACTTGGCGTCGACGGAGACGTAGAACAGGCGTGCAGCGAACTTCGCGACTTCCTCTTCCTTGTACTCTTCCGCCTTCAGATGTTCCTTCAGAGCATCGACGGCAAACTTGCGATAGTCCTCATGGCTGAGCGCCGCGCGCGAGGCGCCGATGATGCGCGTCGGCTCGGTGATCTGGCCTTCCAACTGGCGGTGATAGAGCGCCGGCAACAGCTTGCGCTCCGCAAGATCGCCGGTGCCCCCGAACACCACATAGTCAAATGGTTCGACGGGGATGATCTGGCTGCTCATGGGATATCTCGATCTGTTCAGGTCAGGGGCACATATAATCTAATCGATTTAAAGGCGCTAGAGTGCGGCGCAATAAAATGCCGCCGCAAGCGTTTTTCAAAACCTGTCGCGTAATGCGTACCAGCTAAGCGCGAAGAAGAGAAGGGCGGAGCGGAACCGGGTTCCGCCCGGAAAAGCCGGGATTTTCAGAGCCTTCAAGAGGTCGAGCTCGGTGCCCTTGCCGAGCGCCAGGTCCGCATAGAGCTTGCCGCAATAGTTGGAGAGCATCACACCGTGGCCGGAATAGCCGCCGATCGAGGTGACGCCCGGCATGACCTCGCGACAAAAGGGGGTGCGCGGCATGGTGATACCGACGGAGCCGCCCCAGGCGTGGGTGATCTCGACATTGGCGAGCTGCGGGTAGATCTCGCTGATCTGCCGGCGGATATGGGTGGAGATGTCGCGCGGATTGTCGGCCGTATAGGCTTCGCGGCCGCCGAACAGCAGCCGACCATCCCGCGACTTGCGGAAGTAGCGCACGACGAAGCGCGAATCGTCGACCGATTCGCCGCCGGGAATGACATCAGGGTGGTCCGAAAGCACCGTCGTCGCGCCGATGAAGGAACGGATCGGCATGACGTGGCTGGCGCTCACCGGCTCCAGGTTGCCGATATAGGCATTGCAGGCGACGAGAACGCGGTCGGCGGTGATGGTGCCGCGGTCGGTGGCAATGACGATCGCGCCACCCTGGCGGTCGATTTTCAGGGCCCTGGTCTGCTCGAAAAGGTTGGCGCCGGCAAGCGCTGCCTGTTTCGCAAGGCCGACCAGCAGCTTCATGGGGTGGATATGGCCGGTGCCGGCATCGCGAATGCCGAAGTGGTAGTGGTTCGATCCGAGCCGGCTTGCTGTTTCCTCGCGCTCCATGAAAGTCAGATGCGGATAGCCGAAGCGCGCCGCCATCGCTTCGGCATGGTCGCGATAGTCTTTTTCGAGGCTTTGCTTGTGCCCGACCGAGAGCTGGCCTGGCACGAATTCGATGTCGATCCCGTTCCCGTTCGCGAAGTCGAGCACGTAACGCTTGGCGTTCTCGGCCATGTCGAACAGTGCCTGCGCCCGCTCATGGCCGAGGCTTTCCTCCGTCTCATCCGCCCAGGCGCGCTGACCTGTGCCGAACTGGCCGCCATTGCGGCCAGAGGCGCCGTCGCCGAAGCGGCAGGCGTCGATCAGGGTGACGTCGACGCCTTGCTTGGCAAGGTTGTAAGCCGCCTGCAATCCCGTATAGCCGCCGCCCACGATCGCGACATTGGCTTTCCGCGATCCCGGCATGGCCGGATACTCCGGTCGGTCCGGAACCGTCGCCTCATACCAGGAGTAACCGGGCGAGATCGGGCTTTGCCAGGACATGGAGAACCTCTGAGGTCAGACGTTGAGAAGCAGGAATTCGCGTTCCCAGGGACTGATGACCTGCATGAAGGTCTCGAACTCGCCGCGTTTGACGCCGGCATAGATGGCGATGAACTCCGGGCTCAGCACCTCGGCCAGCGACGGTGCCGATTCCAGTAGGGCCACGGCTTCGAGCAGGCCGCGGGGCAAGTCGATCTCGCCCTCGTTGGCCGTGTCCTCGGTCGGCGCCGTCGGTTCGCGCTGTTCGATGATGCCGAGATAACCGCAGGCAAGCGAGGCCGCGAGCGCCAGATAGGGATTGGCATCTGAACTCGGCAGCCGGTTCTCGATACGCCGGGCGACCGGCTCCGACACCGGGATGCGGAAGGCGGTGGTGCGGTTGTCGTAACCCCAGGCGGTGTTGACCGGCGCCGACATGTCGGGCGTCAGTCGGCGGAAGGAGTTCACATAGGGCGCCATCATCACAAGCGTGCGCGGCACATAGTGCTGCATGCCGCCAATGAAGTGGAAGAATTCCTTCGATGCGGAACCGTCCGGGTTGGAGAACAGGTTGCGGCCGGTGTTGATCTCGACCACCGACTGGTGAATGTGCATCGCCGAGCCCGGCTGGCCCTGCATGGGCTTCGCCATGAAGGTGGCGTAGATGCCGTGTTTCAGCGCCGCCTCGCGGATGGTGCGCTTGAACAGGAACACCTGGTCGGCCAGCTCGATCGGATCGCCATGGCGCAGGTTGATCTCCAGCTGCGCCGGCCCTTCTTCGTGGATCAGCGTATCGATCTCGAGACCCTGCTTCTCCGAGAAGTGGTAGATGTCGTCGATCAGTTCGTCGAATTCGTTGATGCCGGCGATCGAATAGCCCTGGCCGCCGAGAATCGAGCGACCGGAGCGGCCCTTCGGTGGATGCAGGGGATAATCCGGATCGTCATTGGTGGCGACGAGGTAGAATTCGATCTCGGGTGCTACGACCGGCTTCCAGCCTTTCTGCTTGTAGAGATCGACCACGCGCTTCAGCACGTTGCGCGGCGTGTAGCTGATCTGTTCGCCCTGCGATCCGACGATGTCGCAGATCACCTGCGCCGTCGGGTCGGTCTCCCAGGGCACGACCGAAAGGGTCGAGAGATCGGGCACGAGCTTGATGTCGCTGTCGCGGGAATCGTAGCGGAACTGGCCGGTTTCGTCTGGATATTCGCCCGAGATCGTGTGGCGATAGACGGCGGACGGCAGCGCCAGCGAGGTATTGGAGGTGAACTTCGAGGTCGGCATCATCTTGCCGCGCGGAACGCCGGCAAGATCGGGCGTGATGCATTCGACGTCTTCGATGCCGCGGATCTTGAGCCAGTCCGTGGCTTCCTTCCAGGTCTTTACACCTCGGAGGGAGTGGAGGGCGGGAGGTATTTTCGAAGTTTTGCTGATTTTCGTTGTTTGTTGGGCAGCACTTCTCTTGGAGGGCATAAATCACCGGTTTTGGCTTCGGATAGCGCATCATAACCACAGATTGGCAATTGGCTAGATGGGCTTGATCATTGACTTTCTGCTTTGCCCCCGGAATGGAAGGACAAACGAGCGGAGTGTTTCGTGGCTGAAAAGACAGATGTGGTCATCATTGGCGCCGGTGCCGCCGGCATGATGTGCGCCATCGAGGCGGGCAAGCGCGGCCGCCGCGTGGCCGTGCTCGACCATGCCAAGGCGCCGGGCGAAAAGATCCGCATCTCCGGCGGCGGCCGCTGCAATTTCACGAACATCCATGCGGGACCGAAGAACTTCCTGTCGACCAACCCGCATTTCTCAAAGTCGGCGCTGGCGCGCTACACCCCGCGCGATTTCCTGGCTCTTGTCGAAAAGCATGGCATAGCCTGGCACGAAAAGACCCTCGGCCAACTCTTCTGCGACCATTCGGCGAAAGACATCATCAAGATGCTGCTTTCCGAAATGCGTGACGTGCATGCCGATCTTCGCCTCGAAACGGCGATCGAGAGTGTCGAGCGCCATGGCGCCGGTTTTCGCGTGATGACGGGCGAGGGGCCGATCGATGCGCAGTCGCTGGTCGTTGCCAGCGGCGGCAAGTCGATCCCGAAGATGGGGGCGACCGGGCTTGCCTACCGGATCGCCGAGCAGTTCGGTCTCGGGCTCATTGAAACGCGGCCCGGTCTCGTGCCGCTGAC from Ensifer adhaerens includes the following:
- a CDS encoding ABC transporter ATP-binding protein: MTGLLLKDIRKSYGAVDVIHGINLDIKQGEFIVFVGPSGCGKSTLLRMIAGLEEITGGDMFIDGERVNTVPPSKRGIAMVFQSYALYPHMTVYDNMAFGMRIAKESKEEIDRRVRNAADILQLTKYLDRLPKALSGGQRQRVAIGRAICRDPKVFLFDEPLSNLDAALRVATRIEIAKLSEQMAGTTMIYVTHDQVEAMTLADRIVVLSQGHIEQVGPPLELYERPANLFVARFIGSPAMNIIPSTITATGAQTTVKLTGGKSVTLDIPTDSSQNGKIASFGVRPEDLQVSIGDDFLFEGTISIVEALGEVTLLYIEGLVDKEPIIAKIPGILPVHRGDKVRFTADKAKLHLFNDEGRSYRV
- a CDS encoding GFA family protein — protein: MQRPYRLSCHCGDIAVEVDQELGGLVDCNCSTCRRSGFLHWKVDAAKVKLLTEKRRLSSYIWRGVNEGHHFCPTCSTPIMRSGYPDNKISINARCIEGLMSSRWKSSAMTGATTCSPGHCPELFTIV
- the edd gene encoding phosphogluconate dehydratase — protein: MSADSRIASITARIVERSKPHREPYLDRVRRAASSGPHRSVLGCGNLAHGFAVCSPAEKVALAGDRVANLGIITSYNDMLSAHQPFETYPALIRQAASEAGGVAQVAGGVPAMCDGVTQGQPGMELSLFSRDLIAMAAGVGLSHNMFDSTVYLGVCDKIVPGLVIAALTFGHLPAIFVPAGPMTSGLPNDEKARVRQLFAEGKVGRDELLEAESKSYHGPGTCTFYGTANSNQMLMEIMGFHLPGASFINPGTPLRDALTKEAAKRALAITAMGNEFTPAGEMIDERSIVNGVVGLHATGGSTNHTMHLVAMARAAGIVLTWQDISELSDIVPLLARVYPNGLADVNHFHAAGGMGFLISQLLRAGLLHDDVRTVVGQGLDAYKIDVRLGADGNVERVPTPKESADPKVLATIDQPFQHSGGLKMLTGNLGKAVIKISAVKPDRHIIEAPAKIFHDQAELNAAFKAGKLEGDFVAVVRFQGPKANGMPELHKLTTVLGILQDRGQRVAILTDGRMSGASGKVPAAIHVTPEAKDGGPIARIQEGDIVRIDAVAGTIEVLVEDIALKTRVPAHADLSDNDFGMGRELFAPFRAIAGAADQGASVLFH
- the pgl gene encoding 6-phosphogluconolactonase, with protein sequence MTSKLHTFENGAALAQGLADAVSSALAAGVAARGSASIAVSGGSTPKAFFQALSKKDIAWDKVTVTLVDERFVPPESDRSNHGLVAANLLQDKAAAATFLPLYQAAPTAEAAADLASRETAKIGAPFDVAILGMGTDGHTASFFPGGSQLARAIDPATPRGVITMEAEGAGETRLTFTFASLQDARLLVLHIEGEGKKTVLAKAEEAGDEKDMPIRAMLRRAASPVQIYWAP
- the zwf gene encoding glucose-6-phosphate dehydrogenase, with protein sequence MSSQIIPVEPFDYVVFGGTGDLAERKLLPALYHRQLEGQITEPTRIIGASRAALSHEDYRKFAVDALKEHLKAEEYKEEEVAKFAARLFYVSVDAKSDQGWDSLKKILEEGKERIRAFYLAVGPAIFGDISERIRDHKLITKNTRIVVEKPIGRDLASATELNDTIGKVFREEQIFRIDHYLGKETVQNLMALRFANALYEPLWNSAHIDHVQITVSEAVGLENRAGYYDKAGALRDMVQNHILQLVCFVAMEAPTSMDAEAVRDEKLKVLRALKPITSSNVEQVTVRGQYRAGASAGGPVKGYLEELEGGVSNTETFVAIKAEVSNWRWAGVPFYIRTGKRLAGRMSEIVITFKQIPHSIFDSNAGRISANQLVIRLQPNEGVKQSLMIKDPGPGGMRLRSVSLDMSFAEAFAVRNADAYERLLFDVIRNNQTLFVRRDEVEAAWKWVDPILKAWEETGQQVQGYTAGTWGPSQSIALIERDGRTWNDAI
- a CDS encoding NAD(P)/FAD-dependent oxidoreductase, with the translated sequence MSWQSPISPGYSWYEATVPDRPEYPAMPGSRKANVAIVGGGYTGLQAAYNLAKQGVDVTLIDACRFGDGASGRNGGQFGTGQRAWADETEESLGHERAQALFDMAENAKRYVLDFANGNGIDIEFVPGQLSVGHKQSLEKDYRDHAEAMAARFGYPHLTFMEREETASRLGSNHYHFGIRDAGTGHIHPMKLLVGLAKQAALAGANLFEQTRALKIDRQGGAIVIATDRGTITADRVLVACNAYIGNLEPVSASHVMPIRSFIGATTVLSDHPDVIPGGESVDDSRFVVRYFRKSRDGRLLFGGREAYTADNPRDISTHIRRQISEIYPQLANVEITHAWGGSVGITMPRTPFCREVMPGVTSIGGYSGHGVMLSNYCGKLYADLALGKGTELDLLKALKIPAFPGGTRFRSALLFFALSWYALRDRF
- a CDS encoding glutamine synthetase family protein translates to MPSKRSAAQQTTKISKTSKIPPALHSLRGVKTWKEATDWLKIRGIEDVECITPDLAGVPRGKMMPTSKFTSNTSLALPSAVYRHTISGEYPDETGQFRYDSRDSDIKLVPDLSTLSVVPWETDPTAQVICDIVGSQGEQISYTPRNVLKRVVDLYKQKGWKPVVAPEIEFYLVATNDDPDYPLHPPKGRSGRSILGGQGYSIAGINEFDELIDDIYHFSEKQGLEIDTLIHEEGPAQLEINLRHGDPIELADQVFLFKRTIREAALKHGIYATFMAKPMQGQPGSAMHIHQSVVEINTGRNLFSNPDGSASKEFFHFIGGMQHYVPRTLVMMAPYVNSFRRLTPDMSAPVNTAWGYDNRTTAFRIPVSEPVARRIENRLPSSDANPYLALAASLACGYLGIIEQREPTAPTEDTANEGEIDLPRGLLEAVALLESAPSLAEVLSPEFIAIYAGVKRGEFETFMQVISPWEREFLLLNV